One Nitrospira sp. DNA segment encodes these proteins:
- a CDS encoding PilZ domain-containing protein, with protein MTPPEKDDKNALQPRGRRRVPVDYPAFFTGDEGSGHGTVTNLTIAGCEIQSHAQPPIGAGLSLRVQAPEARPPIVITRAVVRWKNDDRFGLEFVRFGGRTKEQLEDMLNQREGPAED; from the coding sequence ATGACGCCTCCAGAGAAAGACGACAAGAACGCGCTGCAGCCACGAGGTAGACGTCGAGTGCCGGTCGACTATCCCGCTTTCTTCACGGGGGATGAGGGATCAGGCCATGGAACGGTGACCAATCTCACGATTGCCGGATGTGAAATCCAGAGTCATGCGCAGCCCCCTATCGGAGCCGGTCTAAGTCTCCGTGTACAAGCTCCTGAGGCTAGGCCTCCGATTGTCATCACCCGTGCCGTCGTCCGCTGGAAGAATGATGATCGATTTGGACTCGAGTTCGTTCGATTTGGGGGTAGGACCAAGGAACAACTCGAGGATATGTTGAACCAGCGTGAAGGCCCTGCCGAAGATTAG